CACCCACTTGGGATCGGGCATCTGGTCGTAGAGGCGCTTCACGATGGGCCCCATCTTCTCGACCACCGTCCCCGCCACGATCATGAGATCGCTCTGCCGCGGCGTCGCCCGGTAGACCCCGGCGCCGAACCGATCGATGTCGTAGCGGGACGCCACGGTGGCCATCATCTCGATGGCGCAGCACGCCAGTCCGAAGCTCATCGGCCACAGGGCCGATTTGCGGGCCCAGTTGAAGACTTTATCGATGCTGGTGGTGAAAATGCTGGGAGCGAAGCGATTCTCGATCAGACCCATTCCAGGGCTCCTTTCTTCCAGGCATACACATAGCCGAGGACCAGGATCCCCAGGAACAGAACCATTTCCACGAAGCCGTAGATTCCCAGCATCCTGTACTTCACCGCCCAGGGAAAGAGGAAGACGGTCTCCACGTCGAAGACGACGAACAGGACGGCGATGACGTAGTAGCGCACCGAGTAGCGCTGCCGCGGCTCCCCCTCCGTCTCCACACCGCACTCGTAGGCGTCCATCTTGACCCGGTCGTAGTTCGAGGGCCGCACCACCCGGGCGAGCAGCAGGCTGACCGAGGTGAACGCGACGCCGACGACCAGGAAGATGAGGATGGGGATGTAGGACACACCGGCAACCGGCACGGACCCTCCGTCGCGCGCGGATCTCTCAACTCATTTCGGGCGCGCAATTTAGCACAGCGGTTTTACGCCTGTCAAACCGCTGGAAATCCGCAAGTTCCTTGTCGGGGAAGAGGGTACGGCGCGGCGGGAAAAAGGCGGGGTAAGCGGGCGCGGCGAGCGAGGTTAGTGGCGCCCGGCAATGAAGTTAGTTGCGCTCGGAAAGGTTGGAAAGCACGCGCACCGTGTAGTCCATGGGCAGGTCGGCCTGATCGGCCTGCAGGGCGGCGATGCGGTTGGGGCCCTGGTTGTAGGCCGCCAGCGCCACCTCGACGCTGTCGAAGCGGTCCATCAGGGTGTGCAGGTAGTAAGTGCCGACCTCGAGATTGGTCATCGGGTCCCAGAGAATCCGCTCGTCGGTCCAGCGGATGTTGATGCGCGCCGCCACTTCGCGGGCGGTCGAAGGAAGAACCTGCATCAACCCCATGGCGCCCTTGTCGGAGAGAGCCATCGGATTGAAGGAGCTCTCGGCGCGGATCACCGCGTAGATCATCTCCGCGCTGATGCCGTACTTACGGCTCACCTGTTCAACCTTCGAAGCCATCTCCTCGACATTACCCTTGGACATGTAGATGCGATTATCGGCGAGGATCTCGCGCAACCGAACGACGGAAGCCAGGTGCTCCCGGGCCACGTCCAGCTCGGAGATCTTGTTCTTCTGCACGGCCGTCAGCGTCTGCAATCCCTCCACGTTGTCCAGGACTCTCTGGTACCGCGCTCCAATCAGGAAGCCCAGGACCAGGACAACGGCCAGCGTGAGGGTATGGGTGATGTGCCTCATAGAACCCGCCTCCTACTGTCATTGGATGAGGGAATTATGCTTCCGGAAGAGCGGATGTCAAGGACAAAACAGGACTATTCCGGGACCACTTTCGCGACATTGGGAAGGCAACGCGCTGATTCGGTGGGGTTTCAGGCAAGGCGGGGAAAGCGCAGGAAACGGAGGAATCTTCCGTGAGAAAACCGACGTGATTGGAATATGTACAAGAATTCAGGGAGAAGACGCAGAATTTTCCAGGTCGACTCCGAGAATTTTTATCTCATCGCCGACATTCAGTCGCGACTTCTTGGCCATTCCGGCGGCGATTTCCAGGATGTAACGGGCTTTCAGCATGGGGGGATACCCGGGGCATGGGTCCGCTTTGCACGGCGGGACGGAACGCTCGAGATGAACGACGTGCAGATCGTCGGACAGCCACACGACGTCCAGCCCGACCCGGCAGTTCTTCATCCAGATCGAATGGAATCCGCTCTCTTCGAACAGGAAGAGCATTCCGTCGTCGGGACCGACGCGGCTGCGATACATGTAGCCGAGGGCCCGCTGCTGCGGCGTGCGGGCCAGCTCGAGGCGGAACTCGTGTCCATCGGGGGCAATCGCCTTGG
The window above is part of the Candidatus Polarisedimenticolia bacterium genome. Proteins encoded here:
- a CDS encoding DUF192 domain-containing protein is translated as MIPPRLRSRFLVKALVAPAAILIAVSAGAAGPPPAQTQPFSAKAIAPDGHEFRLELARTPQQRALGYMYRSRVGPDDGMLFLFEESGFHSIWMKNCRVGLDVVWLSDDLHVVHLERSVPPCKADPCPGYPPMLKARYILEIAAGMAKKSRLNVGDEIKILGVDLENSASSP
- the ndhC gene encoding NADH-quinone oxidoreductase subunit A: MPVAGVSYIPILIFLVVGVAFTSVSLLLARVVRPSNYDRVKMDAYECGVETEGEPRQRYSVRYYVIAVLFVVFDVETVFLFPWAVKYRMLGIYGFVEMVLFLGILVLGYVYAWKKGALEWV
- a CDS encoding lytic transglycosylase domain-containing protein; amino-acid sequence: MRHITHTLTLAVVLVLGFLIGARYQRVLDNVEGLQTLTAVQKNKISELDVAREHLASVVRLREILADNRIYMSKGNVEEMASKVEQVSRKYGISAEMIYAVIRAESSFNPMALSDKGAMGLMQVLPSTAREVAARINIRWTDERILWDPMTNLEVGTYYLHTLMDRFDSVEVALAAYNQGPNRIAALQADQADLPMDYTVRVLSNLSERN
- a CDS encoding NADH-quinone oxidoreductase subunit B family protein, yielding MGLIENRFAPSIFTTSIDKVFNWARKSALWPMSFGLACCAIEMMATVASRYDIDRFGAGVYRATPRQSDLMIVAGTVVEKMGPIVKRLYDQMPDPKWVISMGACSTCGGPFDTYSTMQGVDRVIPVDVYIPGCPPRPEALLYGILKLQDKIDQMTIARRTA